Below is a window of Ignavibacteriales bacterium DNA.
TTCAACTGTTCTAATCATCTCATTTAATTTTAAACCCGGTTGGATGTTGAATCTATATTTTATTTTTTTGATGTTCTCTCCAGCATGTGATTCATTACTAAAATCAGCAGAACTTATTTCATAAATAATTTTGTTTTCAGAATAAACTGTAATTTTTGAAAGTGATAGATTAATATTTTCAGTTCCATCAAATTCATACTCGCCAGATAAATGAAAAGAACCTGGACCGCCAGGCATTAGATTTATCCATGCCTGCATATCAATAATATCTATTTGCTTTTCAATTTTATTCTTTTGGACCTGAGAATTTGAACATGATATGAATATCAAAAAACTTATGCTGAATAAAATTTTTATTTTGATTCGATTCATTTAAGCTTAAAATATTTTGTAAACAATTAATACAGTGGTAGCGATATAAAGAATTACAGTTAAAATCATTGAAGTATCAGTTAACATTATTTGAGTCGTATTTTCACCTTTTTGATTTAGATATTCTAAATACATAAATCTAAAAATTCCAAAAACAACAAACGGCGTTGTAAAGATTAAATTTTCAGTACCAAATACCGAAACAGTTCTTGCGGATACCGTGTAAAGCGCATAACAAATAATAACACCAGCAGCAGCTACAGTTGCCATTTGATTTGTAAATGTAAGTGAGTACTCCGCCAACACTTTTCTTGTTGGAGTTTTTTCTAATTCAGTAATTTGTTCAAGTTCAGAGTGCCGTTTCATTACTCCAAGAAACAATGAAATAAACATTGTAGTTAAAATCAGCCAACTTGAAACAGGAACATTAATAATTGCAGCACCGCCTAAAACCCTGAGCGTAAATCCGGCGGCGATACTGAACACGTCTAATATTACAATATGTTTAAAATAGAGTGAGTATAAAATATTCAAAAAAATAAAACTTGCTAGAAAATAAATAAATTCGCTTGGTGAAAGGAATGAAAGTACAACCAATAAAATAAATATTACAATTGCAGTTATCCATGCCAATTGTTTTGAAATTTTTCCTGATGGTAACGGTCTATATTTTTTTTGTGGATGAACAGCATCTGCTTTTATATCTATAATATCATTTATGATATAAATAAAGCTTGATGCAAGACAGAATATTACGAATGCCTGTATTGTGGAAATAAAATAATTCTCTTCAAAAAGATGAAGTGAAAACATTAATGGCACAAAGACAAAGAGATTTTTTATCCACTGTGGAACACGCAATAATTGGATATAATCTTTAAACATTAGAAAACTGCTGTTTCTTCATAAGTACCGAACACTTCTTTTAACTCCCCAATCATTTCTCCTAATGTAACATAATTATGAGAGGCTTTTAAAAATTCCGGCATTAAATTTCTTCCATCAACAGCGGCCGATTTAATCGAAGCTAAGCTAGCTTCAACTTCTTTGTGATTTCTGCTTTGTCTTAATTCCGCTAATCTTTTTACCTGCTGTTTTTGAACTTCAGGAGATACGGTTAAGATAGGAATATCAACTTTTTCATTCTCCTCAATAAATTCATTTACGCCTACAATAAATTTTTCTTTACGCTCAACTTCTTTTTGATAACGGTAAGCTGCATCAGCAATTTCTTTTTGGAAGTAACCTGTTTCGATTGCGGCTACTACTCCACCCAACGAATCTATTTGATCAAAAATTGCATTAGCTTCTTTTTCCATTTTATCAGTTAACGCTTCAACAAAATAACTGCCACCTAACGGATCAACAGAATTTATAACTCCGGTTTCATAAGCTATAAGCTGTTGAGTTCTTAAGGCAATCTTAACAGCTTTTTCACTTGGTAAAGCTAAAGTTTCATCCATAGAATTTGTGTGGAGCGATTGTGTCCCGCCGAGCACACCTGCTAATGCCTGAAATGCGGTACGCACAATATTATTTTCCGGCTGCTGTGCGGTTAAAGTACAGCCTGCGGTTTGTGTGTGAAATCTTAACCACCAGGAGCGTGGATTTTTTGCCCCGTATCTTTCTTTCATTCGCTTTGCATAAATTTTTCTTGCTGCTCTAAATTTTGCAATCTCTTCAAAAAAATCTAAATGAGAATTGAAGAAAAAAGAAATGCGTGGTGCAAATTCATCAACATCCATTCCACGTTCAATGCATGCTTCAATGTATGCAAAACCATCAGCAAGCGTGTATGCAAGTTCTTGTACTGATGTTGAACCGGCTTCACGAATATGATATCCGCTAACTGAAACAGGATTCCATTGCGGAACTTCATTTTTGCAATATTCAATCATATCTACAATAATTCGCATTGAAGGTGTTGGAGGATATATAAATTCTTTTTGTGCTATATACTCTTTTAATATATCATTCTGTAGTGTGCCACGTAAATTATTAAAATCAACACCCTGCTTCTGTGCAACTGCAAGATAAAAGGCAAATATCATAGCAGCGGGTGAATTGATAGTCATCGAAGTTGAAACTTTATCCAGCGGGATTTTATCAAACAAAATTTCCATATCCTGCAAAGAAGAAATTGCAACACCGCAAATTCCAACTTCGCCATCACTGATTGGTGCATCTGCATCCCATCCCATTAAAGTCGGCAGATCAAATGCAACTGACAAACCTGTTTGTCCGTGATTTAACAAGTAATGGAATCGCTCATTTGTATCCTCAGGCGAGCCAAATCCGGCAAACTGACGCATCGTCCAAAGCTTACCGCGGTAACCGTTTGAATGAATACCGCGTGTGTATGGATATTCACCAGGAAAACCGATTTCACTTAAATAATTAATATTCTCAACGTCATCGGGACCATAAAATGGTTTTATGTCCTGCCCGCTAACAGTTGTAAATTTCATTCCATTTGTTTTAGCAGATTTAGCTTTTTCATCATAACTTTTTCTTTGTTTTAGATATTCTAAATCAGACATAGGCTCCCTTTAATTATTTAATTAAAAATGATTTCACAATATTTTTATGTTCTTCCAAATCTTCTATCAAACTCTTCCAAAGATATTTTGATTACAATTGGTCTGCCGTGAGGACAAACATAAGGCATTGAAGTTGCAAATAACTGATCAATTAATAACCGCATTTCTTTTTCAGATAACTTATCACCGGCTTTAATGGCTGCTTTACACGAATACGATTTTGCAATATTATCTTTTTCTTCTAACTGCTTCTCGGTTTGATTAGTAACATATTCAGAAACAAACTCGCGTAATATTTTTTCTTCAGATCCGTTTTTAATATCATCAGGAACACCCTCAATCATCAAATAGCTTTTAGGAAGATATTTTAATTTGAACCCAAGTTTTGTTATAACCGGATTCAACTCTTTTAATATTTCATAACTGGCAACATCAAACTGAATCTTTAACGGGAAAAGTAATTGCTGAATAAAAGGCATGTTAGCATCTAATCTTGATAACACTTTTTCATAAAGTATTCTTTCGTGCGCAACATGCTGATCAATTATCATCAGTCCGCTTTTGATCTGAGATAATATATATTTGTTATGAAGTTGAATCAAAAAAGACGTTTCAATTTCTGTTGAAGCTGAATGTTCAATCTGTTTATCAAATTTATTTTCAGCAGTTTCATAACTTGATCCTGAATTCGAATCCGAACTTGGCAATATATTTTTTGTTAACGAACTAAAAACTAAATCAATATCTTCATCAGTTACCGCAGTACGCTCACGCCTTTCTCGACTACTAAAATCAGGTCTATCCGAAAAATCATTTTGCTTAATATTGGTAAATGCATTGAAAGATAATTTTTCAGTTTGCTGAGTTGAGTTTTCAAACGACATTGTTGGAACTAAATCATGACTGCCAATGCTTTTGCGAACAACTGATAAAACAAAGTTGTAAATATCTTTTTCATCATCAAATTTTACTTCAAGTTTTGATGGATGAATATTCACATCAACTTTTTTTGGATCCAATGTTACGAAC
It encodes the following:
- a CDS encoding decaprenyl-phosphate phosphoribosyltransferase; protein product: MFKDYIQLLRVPQWIKNLFVFVPLMFSLHLFEENYFISTIQAFVIFCLASSFIYIINDIIDIKADAVHPQKKYRPLPSGKISKQLAWITAIVIFILLVVLSFLSPSEFIYFLASFIFLNILYSLYFKHIVILDVFSIAAGFTLRVLGGAAIINVPVSSWLILTTMFISLFLGVMKRHSELEQITELEKTPTRKVLAEYSLTFTNQMATVAAAGVIICYALYTVSARTVSVFGTENLIFTTPFVVFGIFRFMYLEYLNQKGENTTQIMLTDTSMILTVILYIATTVLIVYKIF
- a CDS encoding methylmalonyl-CoA mutase family protein translates to MSDLEYLKQRKSYDEKAKSAKTNGMKFTTVSGQDIKPFYGPDDVENINYLSEIGFPGEYPYTRGIHSNGYRGKLWTMRQFAGFGSPEDTNERFHYLLNHGQTGLSVAFDLPTLMGWDADAPISDGEVGICGVAISSLQDMEILFDKIPLDKVSTSMTINSPAAMIFAFYLAVAQKQGVDFNNLRGTLQNDILKEYIAQKEFIYPPTPSMRIIVDMIEYCKNEVPQWNPVSVSGYHIREAGSTSVQELAYTLADGFAYIEACIERGMDVDEFAPRISFFFNSHLDFFEEIAKFRAARKIYAKRMKERYGAKNPRSWWLRFHTQTAGCTLTAQQPENNIVRTAFQALAGVLGGTQSLHTNSMDETLALPSEKAVKIALRTQQLIAYETGVINSVDPLGGSYFVEALTDKMEKEANAIFDQIDSLGGVVAAIETGYFQKEIADAAYRYQKEVERKEKFIVGVNEFIEENEKVDIPILTVSPEVQKQQVKRLAELRQSRNHKEVEASLASIKSAAVDGRNLMPEFLKASHNYVTLGEMIGELKEVFGTYEETAVF
- the mutL gene encoding DNA mismatch repair endonuclease MutL, whose product is MQSRIKILSDNLASKIAAGEVVQRPESVVKELLENAVDANATSIELIVKQAGKSLIQVCDNGTGMTEEEVVLSIHKHATSKISSMEDLESIKTLGFRGEALSSIASVCQLEIKTETRESEIGTLLKVESENEITTEKISTQKGTCVSVKNIFYNIPARRKFLKSDSTELKHIIDTFNRIALAHPEISFKFYNSDNLVFDYKKGSLKERIDQIFADNMMDALIPVTQETDYLSLKGYIGKPSIFKKSKGEQFLFLNKRFVINKNINHAVFTAFENILEKGDYPFFILFVTLDPKKVDVNIHPSKLEVKFDDEKDIYNFVLSVVRKSIGSHDLVPTMSFENSTQQTEKLSFNAFTNIKQNDFSDRPDFSSRERRERTAVTDEDIDLVFSSLTKNILPSSDSNSGSSYETAENKFDKQIEHSASTEIETSFLIQLHNKYILSQIKSGLMIIDQHVAHERILYEKVLSRLDANMPFIQQLLFPLKIQFDVASYEILKELNPVITKLGFKLKYLPKSYLMIEGVPDDIKNGSEEKILREFVSEYVTNQTEKQLEEKDNIAKSYSCKAAIKAGDKLSEKEMRLLIDQLFATSMPYVCPHGRPIVIKISLEEFDRRFGRT